Proteins encoded by one window of Rhodamnia argentea isolate NSW1041297 chromosome 6, ASM2092103v1, whole genome shotgun sequence:
- the LOC115729272 gene encoding dual specificity protein phosphatase 1-like, which yields MAQFDESIRGQIQALLRVMSLTRCVNEDKVPCKIEEGLFLGSVGAANNKGALKHLNVTHILTVASTLRPAYPDDFVYKVLTVTDREDTNIREYFDECIEFIDEAKRLGGGVLVHCFVGKSRSVTIVVAYLMKKHGMSLSQALEHVKSRRPQASPNSGFIAQLQDYEKFLRGV from the exons ATGGCTCAGTTTGACGAATCCATCAGGGGTCAGATCCAAGCACTTCTGCGGGTTATGAGCCTGACTCGATGTGTTAATGAAGACAAGGTGCCGTGCAAAATCGAAGAG GGTCTGTTCTTGGGTTCCGTCGGTGCTGCAAATAACAAAGGTGCCCTTAAACACCTTAATGTGACGCACATATTAACTGTGGCTAGCACGTTGAGGCCTGCATATCCAGATGATTTCGTGTATAAAGTCCTTACAG TCACGGATAGAGAAGACACAAACATAAGAGAATACTTTGATGAGTGCATTGAATTTATTGATGAAGCCAAGAGATTGGGTGGAGGTGTGCTGGTTCATTGCTTCGTTGGGAAATCTAGAAG TGTTACAATCGTCGTCGCTTATCTCATGAAAAAGCATGGCATGAGCCTTTCTCAAGCTTTGGAACATGTGAAGAGCAGACGGCCACAAGCATCTCCTAATTCTGGTTTCATTGCACAACTGCAGGACTATGAGAAATTTCTGCGAG GTGTATGA